DNA from Mycobacterium sp. SMC-8:
CGGGGTAGATGGCGATCGCTTTGGTGAAGTATGCGGTGAGGGTATGCGCGCCGAAGAAGGTGTGGTGGACGAGCACGGCGGGGCCGCCGACCAAGCCGGCTACGAGCGCGAGTGCGGTGAGGGTGAGCAGTCGTCGTCGGTTCATCGCGGCGAAAGGTCTCCTGGCTGGGGTATTCCGTTGTAGGGGAACGGAATTTCTGCGCGTGGACCGGCGTCGTCGGGGGGTTGTCCCTGGTCGGTGCCGCGCCGGAATCCGAACGCGTAGTCGAGGAAGGGCTGCAACACCTCGGGCAGCGCCAGGTTGGGAATGTAGGCGTTGTAGTACCAGCCGTTGGCGACGGTTTCGCCCTGTGTCACCTGATACTTCGCCAGCCCCGGCAGCGCTTTGGCGATGTTGTCGCGATTCTTCTCCAGCATGGCTGCCACCGAGTTCAGCTTCTCCAGAGTGGGTGCTAGCTGAACTTCGTTGTCGGCGACCAGACCTGAGACTTGTTGAGCCACAGCGGTGGTGTTGGCCAGCAGGTCGACGATGGCTTGACGGCGCTCGGTGAGGGCGCCAACCAGATCGTTGGCATTGAGGATGAGCGCATTGAGCGCTTGGCTGCGGTCTGCCAGCACATCGGTGACTGCGCTGGTGTGGCGCAGCAGCTCGGCGAGGGTTTGGTCGCGGCTGTTGATCGACCGTGACAGCCGCGCGATCGCGTCGAAGGCGGGTCCCAGCTGCGGAGCGATCTGGTCAAGCGTTGCCGAGAGGGTGTCCAGTGACTGGTTGAGGGTCGACGTATAAGTAGCGGCGGTGTTGCTGGTCAGCTCGCCGATGGCGTCTGTCAGCGAGTAGGGAGAACCGGTGCGCGACACCGGAATGACCGAGTTGGGCGACAGCGCCGAGGTGCCGCTGGACTCCAAGGTCATGACGCGTTGGCCCAAGAGAGATCCGGTGCGGATGTGGGCGGTGGTTTCTGAGCCCAGACCGACCTTGCCCCTTACGGTGAACGTGACGAGCGCTGCACCGTCCCGCAGCACGATGTCGGACACCGACCCGACCGTGACTCCGGAGATTTTGACCTCATTGCCTGCAACGAGCCCGCCGGCGTGAGTGAACTGCGCCTGGTAGCGCACGCTGGTGGCCCAGGTGAGCAGACGTTCGGGGTTGAGCCCCACAGCGATCGTCAACACCACCAGCACCACACCGATGAACCCGGCGCGGACGAGCTGCGTTCCACGGTATTTCAGCATCAGGGCTCCGCGCACCTCCCCGTATCCTGCTTGATCCACGGGAAGACCACGGTGCGGCCCTGCAGGTCACTGGCCCGAAACTGAACCGCGCAGATGTAGTAGTTGATGAAGCTGCCGTATGCCCCCAGACGCACCAGCTTGCGGTAATTGTTGGGCGCCTTCTGAAGCGCTGTGTCGATCAGTTCCTTGTCCGTGTCGAGAAGCGGTGCCAGACGGTTTAGTTCGTCGACGGTTCCCTTCAGCGGCGGCCGGGCATGGGTGAGCAGGTCAGCCACCGAGGCGGTGCCGCGATCCAGCTTTTCGATGGCCGTACCGATCGGGTCGCGGTCGGCGGCCAGGCCGGCGACGAGCGTCTGAAGTTTGTCGATCGTCGCGGAGAACGCAGGACCGTCGTCGGCGAGCGCCTTGGCGACGGTGTTGAGATTGTCGATGAGTCGCTCGACGGCGTCGTGGCGGTCGGCAATGGTTTCTGAGAAGGATGAGGTCTTCGACAGGATGGACTCGAGCGTGCCGCCTTGTCCTTGGAAGATCTGGATCAGCGAGGAAGTCAACGCGTTGACGTCTTGCGGATTCAATCCGCGGATCACCGGCTTGAGCCCACCGAGGAGCAGATCGAGGTCCAGTGCGGGTTCGGTACGCTCCCGCGGGATCTGGGCGCCCGGGGGAAGGATCTGCATCTGTCCGGGGGAGTCGAGAAGCTCCAGATAGCGGTCACCTACGAGGTTGAGATAACGCACCGCCACTTTGGTCGCCGTGGTCAGAACCACGTCGCGGTCGGCGTCGAATTCCACGACGACGGTTTTGTCGGGCTGTAGCGAGATCGACGACACCGCACCCACGCGGATGCCCGACACACGGACCGAATCGCCCTCTTTGAGGCTTGACGAGTCGGTGAACACCGCTGAATAACTGTTGGCTGAACCGCCGCGGTACTCGCTGAAGGCGAGGAACAACGCGGCGGTGAGCAGCGTCATGACGGTGGCAAACGCCGCGAATTTGATCAGCGTCCCTGTCGATCGCGTCATCCGGGTTGCCCGATCTGAGCGGTGTTGCGTGGGGGCCCGTCCAGTGGTCCGAACAGGAATTGCTTGAGCCCGTCGGAATTCAGGATGATGCCCTGGTTCCCGTATTGATTGGGGTTGGCGCCGATGTCGCCGAGGACGAACTTCGGCTTGAATCCGGCCGGCATGTCCGGCAGCCCGATATCGGCACAGTAGGGGCCGCCGGTGGCAGCCACCTTCGGCAGGTTCGACGGGTAGCGGTAGCGGTCGAGTCCGAACGAGAACCCCAGGCTGGCCACCACGCCGGGCACCGGAGACGGCGGGCTCTCAGTGATCGGGATGGATTCCCTCGCGGTAGCGATTCGTCAGGTCCGTGGTTGGCACCAACAAATCCAGTACCTCGGTCAGTGGCTGCTGATTGGCCCCCACCACCTCCGAACCGACATCGGCCAAACCCACTGCTGACATGAGCACGGTGTCGAGGTCGCGTTGCCGGTCGACCAGGGTGCGGCCGACTCGCGTCGTCGTCGACACGACCGTCATGAGGTCCGGTGCTGCGTCAGCGTAGGCTCCGACAACTGAGGGCGCTACTGACAATTCGTGTTCAAGCGTCGGCAGGCTCGGTTCCAGGCGTGCGAGCAGGGTGTCGAGGTCCACGAAGGTCTGGCCGATCTGTTCCCCGCGACCAATGAGGGCGGTGGACACTGCGGCCAGCGTCGCGTTGAGCTTTCCCGGCTCGACGGACGACAGCAGCGAGGTCAATCTCTGAAACAGCGTGTTGATTTCGACGGTGACCTGTTGGGCGGCCAAGATCTGCCCCGGCCGCAGTGGTTGCGACGAGGGAGTTTCAGGAAGGATCAGTTGAACGTATTTGGCGCCGAAGACCGTCGTGGAGGCGATGTCGACCTCAACATTGTCCGGAATGGTCGCCAGCTGTCGGGGATCGAGCGCCAGTTGAAGTACTGCGTCGCCGTGAGCGCTCGACTTGATCGACGCGACGCGCCCCACCTCCACCCCGAGCATCTTGACCTTGGCGTCGGGATCCATCACGAGGCCGGCGCGCGGCGAAAGCACCGTCACCGGAACTGTTTCGGTGAACGTGCCCCGAAACAATCCGACACACAACGCGATCACCACGCCCAATGCCAGCACGGAGATGAGCCCGGTCAACGGTCTGACTGCCGAGGCGTGGAGCCGCCCCGGTCTGCGAGACCTCTGGTGCGCGGCCACTGCTCAGCCCGAGCCGACAGGTTGCAGGCACACCGCTGTCGAGCACACAGGGTCAGCTTGAAGTCGCCGCGGTACGGGGTCAATCCGCTTCGCGCAAGTCGACAAGTCCTGAAGACGCCCCTTCGATGTGCGATACAGGGTCGCACCGGGACCACCAGCCGGGATTGATGAGAAAAACTCCTCCATTTGTCTCACCGTGCAAAAAGCGATGAGCCGGACCCAACCATTACTCCGCTGCGGCGAAGCAGGGAACGATGAATCGCGCGACGATGGCGTGCTCGTCGTCGCGGTTCTTGACCGGCCAGTACCACAGCGCGAGCGTGGCACGAAGGAGCCACTGCGCCGCGATCGGGTCGCTCCGACCGATCATCTCTTCGGCGAGTGCCACGACCAGCGGAGATGATGTCAGCCATCCGGTGTCGTGGTGGGGCCGGATAGTGCCCATGATCAGAGGGCCCAGCGGTTCGGCGCGGATATGGTCCAGCGCGACGAGGATGGCCTTCTCGACGCGCTCCGCTCCCTCCAGACCGTCGATTGCCGTCTTCACCCGTTCGACGATGCGCACCGACATACGGCGCACCACGCCTTCCATGATGACCGACTTGCCACCGACATTGCGATAAATCGTTGCCGGTGAACAGTGCACCTTGGCCGCGAGCGCATCGATGCTGAAAGCCTCGAACCCGTGTCGCGAGATCAGTTCTGCGGCGGCCGCGTGGATTCGTTCGACGGCTTCCGCTCGGCGATCCGTACCGACCAGCCAGTCTTGCCGGACCATGTCACCGGACTCCTTCTGCGAACGATCACACCGATCATTGAATTATCGACGTGAGAACTTCAGCACAGAAATTCTCACAATAACGCGAGTTCGGGTGGCTGCCAAGAGAAGCGGGCCCTCCCCGACTGTCGGACACGGCATTCTCATCCTGGTCCTCGCTTATTGACGCAGCAGCGTTATACCCCGCAGCCTGACGGTATGTGTGATTGTGCATTGCGACCCCGTCTCGGCGTTCGACGGATGTGACGAAGGACGACCGGGGGGTCATCCATCCGGAACTGCGCGGCGTTGCGCGCGTGGCGCCGAGAGGCACGATCCCCAACACCGTAGCCCTCAAGATCATGCGTCGACTGACGATTATGCGGAGGCCACGCGGGGACGGTGTCAGCATCGAGCGACTGGACGCCGCCGCCACCATGCGTATCTACCGAAGTGCCAACGACGTGCCTGCCCCAGCACTGTTGTGGATGCACGGGGGCGGGTACGTGATGGGCCGCGCCGATCTCGACGACCGGCTCTGCCGGTCATTTGCCGACGCGTTGGGCATCACGGTGGCCTCGGTCGACTATCGCCTCGCACCGGAACATCCCTACCCCGCCGCAGTAATCGACTGCCACGCCGCGTGGAATCGCCTTGCCCATCTTCCCGACGTTGACCCGGAGCGTATTGCGATCGGTGGTCTCAGCGCGGGAGCGGGATTGGCTGCCGCGCTTGCGCTCCGTCTCCGCGACCACGACGATTCCGCTCCGGTACTGCAACTGCTCGCCTATCCGATGCTCGATGACCGCTCCTCTGCCGCGCCGCACCCTCTCGCCTCGCGGTACCGCTTCTGGAATCAGACGTCGAACCGATTCTCCTGGCGCGCGTACCTCGCCGGGGCTGACCCCGCCGAAGCGGTACCCGCCCGTCACGAGGATCTCGCCGGCGTCGCGCCCGCGTGGATCGGAGTCGGGTCGTTGGATCTCTTCTACGAAGAATGCGTCGCCTACGCACAGCGATTGCGCGCCGCCGGCGTCACCGCTGCGCTTGAGGTGATCAGCGGAGCGTTTCACGGCTTCGACGCAATTGCCCCCAAAACGTCTGTGGCTCAGTCGTTCTTCGCTCGGCAGTGTCTCGCTCTCGACCACGCCTTCCGCGCTGCCGGCCCGCAGAGCGCAGATTCCGGTGCCCCATCCATATCGTCGAAAGGTCGCGCGTCATGACGCTGACGAACCCAGCACAAGGCGCCACCTCGATGCTCAAACCCTTGACCTCGGCAATCCAACTCAACCTCGCCGCCGCGATCAGACAACGACGCCGCGGCTACAGCGCATGGTGCGGCGCGGTCAACACCGACTACGACCCGCTCGACCCCCACACAGCGGCCCAGCCATTCACGGCCTACGCTGCGCTGCACCGCGGCGGCCGGGTGCACTACAGCCCGCGCCGTCACACCTGGATACTTCACCGCCTCGACGATGTGCGCGCCGCCCTCCGCGACACCGACCAGGTGACCAGCAGCGTCGGCGTCACCAGAGTCCGGATGGCCGCCGATCTCGTCGTCGTCACCGACGGTGAACAGCACAGCCGTCTGCGCAAACAGGTTCAACCGGCCTTCACCAAGAAGGCTCTTGACAGCTGGCGCACCATCATCGACGAGCTCGCTGTCGAACTCGTCGACACAATGATCGCCCAGCCCGGAAGCGATGCGGTAGCCCAACTGGCGATTCCGATGCCCCTGCGCGTGATCGCGGCCATCCTCGGCATCCCCGACACTGACATCAGCGACTTCCGCAGGTGGTCAGAAGACAGCGTGCGCCTGATCGACTTCACACCCACCATCAAAGGTGTCCTCAACACCGGCCGATCCCTTCGTGCCGCCGCCGCTTTGCGCCGCTACTTCCTCGACCACCTCGCCACCGGCGACCTCAAAGGATCGAACACCGTCCTCGGGCGGCTGCTCGAGCACAGCACCGACGGCAGCCTTACCGACGATCAACTGTTTTACATCGCGATTCTGCTGCTCATTGCCGGCAACGAGACCACCACCAATCTGATCGGCGGCCTCATCGACACACTGGCGCGAGAGCCCGATCAGTACAGCAGGATTCGCGCTCAACCTGAGCTCATTCCCATGGCCATCGAGGAGCAGCTGCGCTACACCAGCCCCATTCAAAACCTCTACCGCTACACCCGGGCGCCGTATGAGGTGGGGGAGGTAACCATTCCGTCCGGCTCACGAGTGCTGCTGTCGTTTGGAGCCGCCAACCGCGACCCCCTCGTATTCGACGACCCCGACACCTATCGCGTGGATCGCAACCCCCGCATGCACGTGGCGTTCGGCTACGGTGCCCACATGTGCCTCGGCGCTCCACTCGCGCGCATGGAAGCCCACGCCGTGTTGCGCGAGCTTGTCAACCGCGTCAGCCGAATCTCGCCGGCCGGACCCACGTCCTGGTCGACGAACAGTTCACTTCGCGGCCCCACACACCTTCCGGTCATCTTCCACACCGACTGACGAGGTCGCCGGGTACAGGCGGCTCGGGTGAGGATGAGCCAGCGCTGCACATCCCCTCGGGCGGGGCCCCCGTCGCGAAGCTGCCGTCGATTCGGGAACAGATTGGGCGCCGACGTAGCGATGGTTCACATTGACCGGGGCGACACGGGCGCGGTATCCGCCCAGCATTGCCTCCAGGTACCCGTTGGTGTCGAAGCCGGCTGTCATCTCAGTCATGTGAACCGTTGCTCTCGATTGGTGCGGCGCTGTCGGCGAAGCCCATCGGGGTTGCTTGGTGTGCACCGGCGCTGCGCCCTCGGGCGACCAGGTCGATGACTGTGCTCAGGCGGCGGCGTATGTCCGCGTAGGTCCTGGGTCCCTGCACCAGGCCGAGAATCTCTGAGGTCCAGACATCGGCGAGCACTTCGGCGGTGACGCTCATCGGCACGAAATCGGCGTGCGAACAACGACTTATCTGATGGGCGAACAGCTCAGTGGTCTGGCGGCGCACCGTATCGGCTTCCGCTGCAGCCGCGGCGTGTGAAGCCACGTATGCGTGAGCCAGTGCCTCGGTCACCCGGTCGGACTCCTCCATGCCGTTGATGAGGCGCCATACAACAAGCCTCAACCGCGCGAAGGGGTCTTCGACGCCCTGCAAGTCATCGAGGAGAAAAGAGTCGAAGCGCAGCAGCTCCCGCGACAACGCGATGGTCAACAAATGCACTTTCGACGGGAAGTATTGATAGACCGTGGCGAGCGAGACGTCTGCCCCTTCGGCAATGTCGCGCATGTGCACACGGTCGTATCCACCGCGTCTCGCGATCTCGACCGCGGCGTCCAGAATCCGTGATCGTCGCGTGCGCTGACTGTCGGTGGTCAAGGCCTCTTCGGGCAGAGCCGCACCTTGACCGTCAGCGGGGTTGGAACTTCCCAGCCAATCGCCATGATTACAGGGGCCGGGGAACTCGCTAGGGGAAGCCAACGTCGGCTCCCTTCGATTGAACCGCCCTGAGCTGCATTGGACACCTGTCTATTTGTTTGGGTGTGTACGGTCATCGCTGATCTCGACTGCTGGCTGGTTCTGTGAGCTCGAAGGTGGCAACCATAGCCCTCTAGCTGCGATGAAGCAGCGCCACGAGCCTCTTTTGCAAAGCTATCACAGACCCTATTACACTAGACAAGTGTCCAGTTATGGCGTCGCAAGTAGTGGTCAGCCTGGCATTGGGGGTTGGCCGACACCCGGTGACGAAGCCAGCAGGCGCATTCAGTCCTAGGAAAGACAGGAGCACGCCGTGGCGTACGTGATCACGCAGAACTGCTGCAAGGACGCCAGTTGCGTTCCCGTGTGTCCGGTCGACTGCATCCGCCCCACGGGGGGCGCAGCGCTGGCGGCCGCGGAGATGCTGTACATCGATCCAGAGGCATGCATCGACTGCGGGGCGTGCATGGAGGAGTGTCCTGTCGGCGCCATCGACTATGTCGACGACCTGCCGCCCAGCCAGGCGCGTTTCGCCGACATCAATGCGGCCTACTTCGAGCAACATCAGGAAGAGACTGACGGTCCCTGGGTGGAGCAGCAGCACAGCCCGGTCGCTGCGGGAGCGCTTCGCGTAGCGATCGTGGGCACGGGGCCGGCCGCCTGCTATGCCGCGGCCGACCTCATCGCCGTGGACGGGGTAGAAATCTCGATGTTCGAGCGTTTACCCACACCTTTTGGTCTCATCCGCGCCGGAGTCGCCCCGGATCACCAGGCCACCAAGGCCGTCGTCGGCCTCTTCGATCGAGCCCTAGCATCGACGCGCGCGCAATGCTACTTCAATGTCGAAGTGGGCCAGCACATTAGTCATGACGAATTGCTCCAACACCACCACGCCGTGATCTACGCTGTTGGAGCCTCCTCGGGCAGGACGTTGGCCATACCTGGCGCGGACATGACTGGTAGTCACCCTGCGGCAAATTTCGTCGGCTGGTACAACGGCCACCCCGATCACGCTGACCATCAATTCGACCTCGAATCTTCGCGTGCGGTCATCCTCGGCAACGGCAACGTCGCACTTGACATGGCACGAGTACTGCTCGCCGACCGGCAACACCTCGCCGCCACCGATATCGCCGAGCATGCCTTCAACGCCGTCGCACAGTCCGGTATCGAGGAAGTCGTCATCATCGGCCGGCGCGGCCCACGCGATGCAGCATTCTCCGTCGGCGAGTTTCTCGCTCTCGCGCACCTCGACGGCGTAGACGTCGCTATCGACTGTGCGCCCTCAAGTTTGGATCCCTCAGATGGCGACGACATGATTACCAAAACCAAACTGCAACTCTGCCGCGAATATGCAGAGACGCCCAACCATCCCGGTAACAAGACCATCGTCTTCCGTTTCCACTCCACCCCACTCGAAGTCCTGGGCAGTGGCCGTGCAGAGGGCGTCCGCGTATCGCGCGACGGCGTCACCGACGACCTCGCTGCTGGTCTGGTGCTCCACTCGATCGGATACTCCGGCAGGCCGATTCCGAACCTGCCGTTCGACGCCGCGACAGCGACCGTGCCCAATGATGGCGGCCGCGTCGTGGACGATGCCGGCGCTCCGTTGCCGGGCGTCTACGTCACGGGATGGATCAAGCGCGGACCACGCGGAGTCATCGGCTCAAACCGGATGTGCGCCGCCGAAACCGTCGCGGCGCTTCTCGCCGACTTCAACGCCGGTGTGTTACCGGATACCCCCCGCCCAGAACGTACCGCCCTCGACAGCTTGATGGCGGAGCGCGGAGCAGAACCCGTTGACTGGCAAGGATGGAAGCGGATCGACCGGGCCGAACGTGTTCGCGGCGAACGGTATACGCGACCGCGGAACAAATTCCTAGCCGTCAAAGAGATGACTGACGCTGCCGCCGAGCGCATGTAGAACACCGGCGGCGAACTCCATGCACGGGACGCCCGCGGTGCGTTCGCGCCGAATCCTTGTTCATATCGGAAGCGGTGCTTGATACCGTCGGCTTCGGCCTCGTCGTATCCGCCACGGTTCACCGGTTGAACGGCTTTGGCAGGGAAGTAGTCATCGCCGATCTTGAAACCCTCGCTAACACAGCCGCAGCAGCTGCACTTCCTGCCCATATGGCGTTCGTGCGGGGACGGGGGAGCAGTTGGCGGCGGCGCGGGGTTCCGGCCGCACGACTGGACTGGTGTGCGCCCACCGTCAATTCACTTGATGGTGTAGCCGCCGTCGATGAGCAGGTCGGCACCGGTGATCATGCCCGCCGCGTCTGAGGCGAGATACACTGCGGCCGCCGCGATCTCGTCGGGGTAGGCGAAGCGGCCCATCGGGATGAGCTTCTTCAGTTCGTCGCCGCGCGGTCCGTCCCAGGCCTTGCGGCCGAGTTCGGTGAGCACCACTGTCGGTGAGATCGTGTTGACGCGGACGCCGCGGGGACCCCACTCGGCCGCCAGCACCTTCGACGCCCCGACCACACCGAATTTCGACGCGCAGTAGGCGACGTGCTGATCAAGGGCGACCGTTGCCGCCTGTGACGCCGTGTTCACGATCGCGCCGCGGCCCGCCGCGAGCATGTGCCTGCCCGCGGCCTGACACATCAGGAAGGTGCCCTTGAGGTTGATGTCGATGGTCTTGTCCCAGGCGTCGAGCGGCAGATCTTCGGCGGGGGCGAGCATGACGACCCCGGCGCTGTTGACCAGAATGTCGATGCGGCCGAAAGCGTCGACCACGGAATTCACCGTGGCGGTTACGGAGGTGGGATCGGCTACGTCGCAGGCGAATCCGCGACTGTCCGGTCCGGCCTCGGCGGCCCGTGCCGCGGCGGCCGCGCCGTCGAGGTCGACGACGGCTATCCGGGCGCCCTTCGCCGCGAATGCGGCGACGATCGCCGCGCCGATGCCTGAGCCGCCGCCGGTCACCACCGCAACCTTGTCGCTCAATGGAAAGTCCAGGTCCACAACCGGTTCGGTGTTGGGTGTCATGTGTCGTCCTTGTCCTCGTCGAATGATCGGCAGGGGTATCGTGGACGTCACCGCGATCGAGCCGGTCGACGCCTTCGTCGATGCCACCGGCGTGCCGGCCGCCGTCGTCAGCGGAATCAAGGCGGTCGGGCCGGCCGGACACGTGGTGCTCGTCGGCATGGGCGCCGACGAATATGCGCTGCCGGTCAGCCACATCGCGAACCATGAGATCACCGTGACCGGGGTGTTCCGTTACACCGACACTTGGCCCGCCGCAATTCATCTCGTCGCCAGTGGCGCCATCGACCTGGACGGTATGGTGACAGGCCGCTACGACCTCGAGCACGTCGGTGACGCACTCGACAGCGACTCCGATCCGGCCAGCCTCAAATCGATCGTGGTGCCCGCGTGAACGCTGCACATGCCCCGGCATCGGGTACCGTCACGCAGTCGCTGTTGCGCTGCACCGACATTCACAAGAGCTTCGGTGGGGTGCCGGTGCTCAAAGGTATCGAGCTGGAACTGCACCCCGGCACCGTCACCGCGCTGGCCGGTGAGAACGGGGCCGGCAAGTCGACACTGATGAAGATCATCAGCGGGCAGTACACCGCCGATCACGGTGTGGTGCAGGTGGGGGAAACCACCCTGACCCCGGGTAACACCAAGGACGCGGTCCGGCATGGGGTGGCGATCGTGCCGCAGGAATTGGCCTCGATCGAGGACATGACGGTCTATGAGAACCTCTACGTCGGTAGGGAACTCAAGATCGGTCCATTCCTGAATCGGCGAGCGATGATCGACGAGGCCCGTGACGCGCTGGGCGTGTTCGGCCTCGAGATCAACCCGTCGGCGCGGATGGGAAGTCTGCCCGTCGGCCTTCGTCAGATCGTCGAGATCGTCAAGGCTGCCCGCACCGGCGCCCGGGTCGTCATGCTCGACGAACCCACATCGGCGATCTCCGAGCGCGAGGTGGAAGGCCTCTACAAAGTGGTGCGCACCCTGCGTGAGCACGGCGTCGCGATGGTCTACACCACCCACAAGATGGCCGAGATCCGCGCCATCGCCGACCGGGTGGTGGTGCTGCGTGACGGTGGGCTGATCCTCGACAAGGGCATCGATGACATCACCGACGACGAGATCGTCACGGCGATGATCGGCCGGGAACTCGACGCGGTGTTCCCCGACCGGCCGACCCCGGGCACCGAGCCGGTACTGGAGGTGCGCGATCTTCAGGTCGAAGGTGCTACCGGGCCCGTCTCATTCACGGTGAAGGCGGGTGAGATCGTCGGGCTGGCAGGCCTTGTCGGAGCCGGACGAACCGAACT
Protein-coding regions in this window:
- a CDS encoding cytochrome P450; its protein translation is MTLTNPAQGATSMLKPLTSAIQLNLAAAIRQRRRGYSAWCGAVNTDYDPLDPHTAAQPFTAYAALHRGGRVHYSPRRHTWILHRLDDVRAALRDTDQVTSSVGVTRVRMAADLVVVTDGEQHSRLRKQVQPAFTKKALDSWRTIIDELAVELVDTMIAQPGSDAVAQLAIPMPLRVIAAILGIPDTDISDFRRWSEDSVRLIDFTPTIKGVLNTGRSLRAAAALRRYFLDHLATGDLKGSNTVLGRLLEHSTDGSLTDDQLFYIAILLLIAGNETTTNLIGGLIDTLAREPDQYSRIRAQPELIPMAIEEQLRYTSPIQNLYRYTRAPYEVGEVTIPSGSRVLLSFGAANRDPLVFDDPDTYRVDRNPRMHVAFGYGAHMCLGAPLARMEAHAVLRELVNRVSRISPAGPTSWSTNSSLRGPTHLPVIFHTD
- a CDS encoding TetR/AcrR family transcriptional regulator — protein: MASPSEFPGPCNHGDWLGSSNPADGQGAALPEEALTTDSQRTRRSRILDAAVEIARRGGYDRVHMRDIAEGADVSLATVYQYFPSKVHLLTIALSRELLRFDSFLLDDLQGVEDPFARLRLVVWRLINGMEESDRVTEALAHAYVASHAAAAAEADTVRRQTTELFAHQISRCSHADFVPMSVTAEVLADVWTSEILGLVQGPRTYADIRRRLSTVIDLVARGRSAGAHQATPMGFADSAAPIESNGSHD
- a CDS encoding alpha/beta hydrolase, whose translation is MTKDDRGVIHPELRGVARVAPRGTIPNTVALKIMRRLTIMRRPRGDGVSIERLDAAATMRIYRSANDVPAPALLWMHGGGYVMGRADLDDRLCRSFADALGITVASVDYRLAPEHPYPAAVIDCHAAWNRLAHLPDVDPERIAIGGLSAGAGLAAALALRLRDHDDSAPVLQLLAYPMLDDRSSAAPHPLASRYRFWNQTSNRFSWRAYLAGADPAEAVPARHEDLAGVAPAWIGVGSLDLFYEECVAYAQRLRAAGVTAALEVISGAFHGFDAIAPKTSVAQSFFARQCLALDHAFRAAGPQSADSGAPSISSKGRAS
- a CDS encoding sugar ABC transporter ATP-binding protein, with the protein product MNAAHAPASGTVTQSLLRCTDIHKSFGGVPVLKGIELELHPGTVTALAGENGAGKSTLMKIISGQYTADHGVVQVGETTLTPGNTKDAVRHGVAIVPQELASIEDMTVYENLYVGRELKIGPFLNRRAMIDEARDALGVFGLEINPSARMGSLPVGLRQIVEIVKAARTGARVVMLDEPTSAISEREVEGLYKVVRTLREHGVAMVYTTHKMAEIRAIADRVVVLRDGGLILDKGIDDITDDEIVTAMIGRELDAVFPDRPTPGTEPVLEVRDLQVEGATGPVSFTVKAGEIVGLAGLVGAGRTELLEAIFGARTSTAGVITVRGKVVKRNHPAAAITAGMAIVPEDRKLSGAVLSMSVLDNGTLPRLSSFSLAGWLRGKARTKAVSDVMSSVGLRSRGLGQEVGTLSGGNQQKVVLARWLTGDVNVLLLDEPTRGVDVGARSEIYRIVTEFAAQGMAVLMASSDMPEIVGLSHRAFVMRGGALVGELDRDALDHPEVQESVFRLATALDGGTKTTTQQEAP
- a CDS encoding FAD-dependent oxidoreductase, producing MAYVITQNCCKDASCVPVCPVDCIRPTGGAALAAAEMLYIDPEACIDCGACMEECPVGAIDYVDDLPPSQARFADINAAYFEQHQEETDGPWVEQQHSPVAAGALRVAIVGTGPAACYAAADLIAVDGVEISMFERLPTPFGLIRAGVAPDHQATKAVVGLFDRALASTRAQCYFNVEVGQHISHDELLQHHHAVIYAVGASSGRTLAIPGADMTGSHPAANFVGWYNGHPDHADHQFDLESSRAVILGNGNVALDMARVLLADRQHLAATDIAEHAFNAVAQSGIEEVVIIGRRGPRDAAFSVGEFLALAHLDGVDVAIDCAPSSLDPSDGDDMITKTKLQLCREYAETPNHPGNKTIVFRFHSTPLEVLGSGRAEGVRVSRDGVTDDLAAGLVLHSIGYSGRPIPNLPFDAATATVPNDGGRVVDDAGAPLPGVYVTGWIKRGPRGVIGSNRMCAAETVAALLADFNAGVLPDTPRPERTALDSLMAERGAEPVDWQGWKRIDRAERVRGERYTRPRNKFLAVKEMTDAAAERM
- a CDS encoding TetR/AcrR family transcriptional regulator — encoded protein: MVRQDWLVGTDRRAEAVERIHAAAAELISRHGFEAFSIDALAAKVHCSPATIYRNVGGKSVIMEGVVRRMSVRIVERVKTAIDGLEGAERVEKAILVALDHIRAEPLGPLIMGTIRPHHDTGWLTSSPLVVALAEEMIGRSDPIAAQWLLRATLALWYWPVKNRDDEHAIVARFIVPCFAAAE
- a CDS encoding MCE family protein, whose product is MTRSTGTLIKFAAFATVMTLLTAALFLAFSEYRGGSANSYSAVFTDSSSLKEGDSVRVSGIRVGAVSSISLQPDKTVVVEFDADRDVVLTTATKVAVRYLNLVGDRYLELLDSPGQMQILPPGAQIPRERTEPALDLDLLLGGLKPVIRGLNPQDVNALTSSLIQIFQGQGGTLESILSKTSSFSETIADRHDAVERLIDNLNTVAKALADDGPAFSATIDKLQTLVAGLAADRDPIGTAIEKLDRGTASVADLLTHARPPLKGTVDELNRLAPLLDTDKELIDTALQKAPNNYRKLVRLGAYGSFINYYICAVQFRASDLQGRTVVFPWIKQDTGRCAEP
- a CDS encoding SDR family oxidoreductase; the protein is MTPNTEPVVDLDFPLSDKVAVVTGGGSGIGAAIVAAFAAKGARIAVVDLDGAAAAARAAEAGPDSRGFACDVADPTSVTATVNSVVDAFGRIDILVNSAGVVMLAPAEDLPLDAWDKTIDINLKGTFLMCQAAGRHMLAAGRGAIVNTASQAATVALDQHVAYCASKFGVVGASKVLAAEWGPRGVRVNTISPTVVLTELGRKAWDGPRGDELKKLIPMGRFAYPDEIAAAAVYLASDAAGMITGADLLIDGGYTIK
- a CDS encoding MCE family protein yields the protein MLKYRGTQLVRAGFIGVVLVVLTIAVGLNPERLLTWATSVRYQAQFTHAGGLVAGNEVKISGVTVGSVSDIVLRDGAALVTFTVRGKVGLGSETTAHIRTGSLLGQRVMTLESSGTSALSPNSVIPVSRTGSPYSLTDAIGELTSNTAATYTSTLNQSLDTLSATLDQIAPQLGPAFDAIARLSRSINSRDQTLAELLRHTSAVTDVLADRSQALNALILNANDLVGALTERRQAIVDLLANTTAVAQQVSGLVADNEVQLAPTLEKLNSVAAMLEKNRDNIAKALPGLAKYQVTQGETVANGWYYNAYIPNLALPEVLQPFLDYAFGFRRGTDQGQPPDDAGPRAEIPFPYNGIPQPGDLSPR